A DNA window from Lagenorhynchus albirostris chromosome 5, mLagAlb1.1, whole genome shotgun sequence contains the following coding sequences:
- the CLDN18 gene encoding claudin-18 isoform X2, with translation MSVTACQGLGFVISLLGVAGIIAATCMDQWSTQDLYNNPVTAVFNYQGLWRSCVRESSGFTECRGYFTLLGLPAMLQAVRALMIVGIVLSIIGLLVSIFALKCIRIGGMDDSAKAKMTLTSGIMFIISGLCAIAGVSVFANMLVTNFWMSTANMYTSMGGMVQTVQTRYTFGAALFVGWVAGGLTLIGGVLMCITCRGLAPEETNYKAVSYHASGHNVAYRPGGFKASTVFESNTKNKKIYDGGARTEDEGQSHPSKYDYV, from the exons ATGTCCGTGACCGCCTGCCAGGGCTTGGGGTTTGTGATTTCACTGCTTGGGGTTGCGGGCATCATTGCCGCCACCTGCATGGACCAGTGGAGCACCCAGGATCTGTACAACAACCCGGTAACAGCTGTATTCAACTACCAAGGGCTGTGGCGCTCCTGTGTCCGAGAGAGCTCTGGGTTCACCGAGTGCCGGGGCTACTTCACCCTGCTGGGGCTGCCAG CCATGCTGCAGGCCGTGCGAGCCCTGATGATTGTGGGCATCGTCCTGAGTATCATTGGCCTCCTGGTGTCCATCTTCGCCCTCAAGTGCATCCGCATCGGCGGCATGGATGACTCTGCCAAAGCCAAAATGACACTTACCTCCGGGATCATGTTCATCATCTCAG GTCTCTGTGCAATCGCTGGAGTGTCTGTATTTGCCAACATGCTGGTGACTAACTTCTGGATGTCCACAGCTAACATGTACACCAGCATGGGTGGGATGGTGCAGACCGTCCAGACCAG GTACACCTTTGGTGCGGCTCTGTTTGTCGGCTGGGTCGCTGGAGGCCTCACGCTAATTGGGGGTGTGCTGATGTGCATCACGTGCCGGGGCCTGGCGCCCGAGGAAACCAA cTACAAAGCCGTCTCTTATCACGCCTCGGGCCACAATGTTGCCTACAGGCCTGGAGGCTTCAAAGCCAGCACTGTCTTTGAGTCCAACACCAAAAACAAGAAGATATACGATGGGGGTGCCCGCACAGAAGATGAGGGACAATCTCATCCTTCCAAGTACGACTACGTGTAG
- the CLDN18 gene encoding claudin-18 isoform X1 yields the protein MSTTACQVVGFLLSMLGLAGCITATVMDMWSTQDLYDNPVTAVFQYEGLWRSCVQQSSGFTQCRPYFTILGLPAMLQAVRALMIVGIVLSIIGLLVSIFALKCIRIGGMDDSAKAKMTLTSGIMFIISGLCAIAGVSVFANMLVTNFWMSTANMYTSMGGMVQTVQTRYTFGAALFVGWVAGGLTLIGGVLMCITCRGLAPEETNYKAVSYHASGHNVAYRPGGFKASTVFESNTKNKKIYDGGARTEDEGQSHPSKYDYV from the exons ATGTCCACCACCGCATGTCAAGTGGTGGGCTTCCTGCTGTCCATGCTGGGCCTGGCCGGCTGCATCACTGCCACGGTGATGGACATGTGGAGCACCCAGGACCTGTACGACAACCCTGTCACCGCCGTGTTCCAGTACGAAGGGCTCTGGCGCAGCTGCGTGCAGCAGAGCTCCGGCTTCACCCAGTGCCGGCCCTACTTCACCATCCTGGGCCTGCCAG CCATGCTGCAGGCCGTGCGAGCCCTGATGATTGTGGGCATCGTCCTGAGTATCATTGGCCTCCTGGTGTCCATCTTCGCCCTCAAGTGCATCCGCATCGGCGGCATGGATGACTCTGCCAAAGCCAAAATGACACTTACCTCCGGGATCATGTTCATCATCTCAG GTCTCTGTGCAATCGCTGGAGTGTCTGTATTTGCCAACATGCTGGTGACTAACTTCTGGATGTCCACAGCTAACATGTACACCAGCATGGGTGGGATGGTGCAGACCGTCCAGACCAG GTACACCTTTGGTGCGGCTCTGTTTGTCGGCTGGGTCGCTGGAGGCCTCACGCTAATTGGGGGTGTGCTGATGTGCATCACGTGCCGGGGCCTGGCGCCCGAGGAAACCAA cTACAAAGCCGTCTCTTATCACGCCTCGGGCCACAATGTTGCCTACAGGCCTGGAGGCTTCAAAGCCAGCACTGTCTTTGAGTCCAACACCAAAAACAAGAAGATATACGATGGGGGTGCCCGCACAGAAGATGAGGGACAATCTCATCCTTCCAAGTACGACTACGTGTAG